A window of Scophthalmus maximus strain ysfricsl-2021 chromosome 10, ASM2237912v1, whole genome shotgun sequence contains these coding sequences:
- the pde10a gene encoding cAMP and cAMP-inhibited cGMP 3',5'-cyclic phosphodiesterase 10A isoform X4 has translation MEDGPSSTSCFRRLTDCFLGASLTDEKVKAYLSLHPQMLDDFVLESVSAETLDRWLKRKTSSRPAEDTSAKEVSRQYQDTNMQGVVYELCSYMEQRLDTGGDNKLLLYELCNIIKTATRADGFALYFLGECNNSLCLFTPTGAKDGPPSLIPSGPIAFGTTIAAHVAKTHKTLLVEDIMGDERFPDGTGQDSGIHVHSVLCLPILTAIGDLIAILELHRHWGKEPFNLSHLEVATATLAWASVAIHQVQVCRGLAKQTELNDFLLDVSKTYFDNIVAIDSLLEHIMIYAKNLVNADRCALFQVDHNNKELYSDLFDIGEEKEGKPVFRKTKEIRFSIDKGIAGQVARTGEVLNIPDAYADPRFNREVDLKTGYTTRNLLCMPIVSRGAVIGVVQMVNKLSGSAFTKTDENNFKMFAVFCALALHCANMYHRIRHSECIYRVTMEKLSYHSICTSEEWKTLTQLNLPTPIYKEIEMFHFDISPFEEIWPAVFIYMVHNSCGKTSFELEKLCRFTMSVRKNYRRVPYHNWKHAVTVAHCMYAILQKTTGIFTELEKKGLLIACLCHDLDHRGYSNSYLQKFDHPLAALYSSSTMEQHHFSQTVSILQLEGHNIFSNLNSTEYEQVLEIIRKAIIATDLALYFNNHQQLSEMLTLGGLDLNNHTHRDRVIGLMMTACDLCSVTKQWQITRLTANDIYAEFWSEGDEMKKIGLQPIPMMDRDKKDEVPQGQVGFYNAVAIPCYTTLAELFPPSDPLLKACKENLGQWEKIARGEVEDVVPCRPSDSGPVKVDN, from the exons GCTTGACAGATGAGAAAGTGAAGGCCTACCTCTCGCTGCACCCGCAGATGCTGGACGACTTTGTGTTGGAGAGTGTGAGTGCAGAGACGTTGGACAGATGGCTGAAGAGGAAGACCAGCAGCAGGCCTgcag AAGATACATCAGCTAAAGAAGTCAGCAGG CAGTACCAGGACACAAATATGCAGGGTGTGGTGTACGAACTCTGCAGCTACATGGAGCAGCGCCTGGACACTGGAGGAGACAACAAACTCCTGCTCTATGAGTTGTGCAACATCATCAAAACAG CAACAAGAGCTGATGGATTTGCACTTTACTTCTTGGGAGAATGCAACAAT AGTTTATGTTTGTTCACTCCAACGGGGGCCAAGGACGGGCCTCCAAGCCTCATCCCCTCCGGCCCCATCGCATTTGGGACAACCATTGCCGCTCATGTTGCCAAGACTCACAAAACACTGCTAGTAGAGGATATCATGGGG GACGAGCGCTTCCCCGACGGCACAGGGCAGGACTCAGGGATCCATGTTCACTCTGTCCTGTGCCTCCCCATCCTCACTGCCATCGGGGACCTCATTGCCATCCTGGAGCTGCACCGGCACTGGGGCAAGGAGCCCTTCAACCTCAGCCACCTGGAG GTTGCGACAGCTACCTTAGCGTGGGCGTCAGTTGCCATTCATCAAGTACAG gTGTGCAGAGGCCTCGCCAAACAGACTGAGCTCAATGATTTCCTACTAGATGTGTCAAA AACATACTTTGATAATATTGTGGCAATAGATTCTCTACTTGAACATATTATG ATATATGCAAAAAACCTGGTGAATGCGGACAGGTGCGCACTCTTCCAGGtagatcacaacaacaaagaactGTACTCTGACCTGTTCGATAttggggaagagaaagaaggcaAACCTGTCTTTAGGAAAACCAAAGAAATTAG GTTTTCTATAGACAAGGGAATAGCTGGCCAAGTGGCTCGGACAGGGGAAGTCTTAAATATCCCAGATGCCTATGCAGATCCACGGTTCAACCG AGAGGTGGACCTCAAAACCGGCTACACCACGCGGAACCTCCTGTGCATGCCCATCGTGAGCAGGGGGGCGGTTATAGGTGTGGTGCAGATGGTGAACAAGCTAAGCGGAAGTGCCTTCACTAAAACAGACGAGAACAACTTTAAGATGTTTGCTGTCTTTTGTGCTCTGGCCTTACACTGTGCAAAT ATGTACCACCGGATTCGGCACTCTGAATGCATTTACAGAGTGACAATGGAAAAACTGTCTTATCACAGCATCTGCACATCCGAGGAATGGAAGACCCTTACCCAGCTCAACCTCCCTACACCCATTTATAAAGAGATCGAAAT gTTCCACTTTGACATTAGTCCGTTTGAGGAGATATGGCCTGCTGTCTTCATCTACATGGTTCACAACTCCTGTGGAAAGACCAG CTTTGAGCTGGAGAAGCTGTGCCGGTTCACCATGTCCGTACGGAAGAACTATCGACGTGTGCCCTACCACAACTGGAAGCACGCAGTGACGGTGGCACACTGTATGTATGCCATCCTACAGAAAACCACTGGGATCTTCACAGAGCTAGAG AAGAAGGGTCTGTTGATAGCCTGCCTGTGCCATGATCTGGACCATCGGGGGTACAGCAACTCATACCTGCAGAAGTTTGACCACCCGCTGGCTGCTCTGTACTCCAGCTCCACCATGGAGCAGCACCACTTCTCTCAGACCGTCTCCATCCTACAG CTGGAAGGGCACAATATTTTCTCCAACCTGAATTCCACTGAGTACGAGCAGGTGCTGGAGATCATCCGGAAGGCCATCATCGCCACAGACCTCGCCCTGTACTTCAACAACCACCAGCAGCTGTCAGAGATGCTGACCTTGGGGGGACTGGACTTAAACAACCACACTCACAG GGACCGTGTGATTGGTCTGATGATGACAGcatgtgacctgtgttctgtTACCAAGCAATGGCAAATCACACGACTCACAGCCAACGACATCTATGCCGAGTTCTGGTCTGAG ggagatgagatgaaaaagATTGGGCTACAGCCGATCCCCATGATGGACAGAGACAAGAAGGACGAGGTTCCTCAAGGCCAA gtGGGATTCTACAATGCTGTTGCAATTCCATGTTACACAACACTAGCAGAGCTTTTCCCTCCATCCGATCCTCTTCTAAAAGCCTGCAA GGAGAACCTGGGCCAGTGGGAGAAGATTGCgcggggagaggtggaggacgtAGTGCCCTGCCGACCTTCTGATTCAGGCCCTGTCAAGGTGGACAACTGA